One genomic segment of Kiritimatiella glycovorans includes these proteins:
- a CDS encoding FkbM family methyltransferase produces MKAEPMEPKRNRAADAVLHTCAAVMRRLPYLRGMGTFAEKLNAWMLKAGAQPVVRARMIDGSLMWVDLRTRTEWYAFYRGWYDGDVIPLIRHYLPVGGCFLDVGANIGFYTVPVARYLRQCGPSGCVLSFEPYAGNFERLLQNIRLNGLDAFCDVHRSGLSDASRTEDMVLREDFLEGGETGNASIALDHRFDRGFATVPVRLEPFDALRESGAIPDCRIDVIKVDIEGHEDHFLRGAQRTILRDRPVIFMEINRPYYRVREIDPDEAIPPLLPDGYGVYRRTAGKRWSRAKSLAECRDIEDVIWMPDERSGKRDGLECS; encoded by the coding sequence GTGAAAGCGGAGCCCATGGAGCCGAAAAGGAACAGGGCGGCGGATGCGGTGCTGCACACCTGCGCGGCCGTGATGCGGCGGCTGCCCTACCTTCGGGGCATGGGCACGTTTGCGGAGAAACTCAATGCGTGGATGCTGAAGGCCGGCGCGCAGCCGGTGGTCAGGGCGAGAATGATCGACGGCTCGCTGATGTGGGTGGACCTCCGCACCCGGACCGAATGGTACGCGTTCTACCGGGGTTGGTACGACGGCGACGTGATTCCGCTCATCCGGCATTACCTGCCCGTCGGCGGATGCTTTCTGGATGTCGGCGCCAACATCGGCTTCTATACGGTGCCGGTGGCCCGCTATCTTCGTCAGTGCGGCCCGTCCGGGTGCGTGCTGTCGTTCGAGCCGTACGCCGGTAATTTTGAACGGCTCCTGCAGAATATCCGCCTGAACGGGCTCGACGCGTTCTGCGACGTGCATCGTTCGGGGTTGTCCGACGCCTCGCGTACGGAGGATATGGTGCTGCGCGAGGACTTCCTGGAGGGCGGCGAGACCGGAAACGCCTCCATCGCGCTCGATCACCGGTTCGACCGCGGATTCGCGACCGTCCCCGTCCGGCTGGAGCCCTTCGACGCCCTGCGCGAGAGCGGCGCGATTCCCGATTGCAGGATCGATGTGATCAAGGTGGACATCGAAGGACACGAGGACCATTTTCTGCGCGGTGCTCAACGCACGATCCTCCGCGACCGCCCCGTCATTTTCATGGAGATCAACCGGCCGTATTACAGGGTGCGGGAAATCGACCCGGACGAGGCGATCCCGCCGCTGCTGCCGGACGGATACGGGGTCTACCGCCGTACGGCGGGGAAGCGGTGGTCCCGGGCGAAGTCGCTGGCGGAGTGCCGGGATATCGAGGACGTGATCTGGATGCCGGATGAGCGGAGCGGGAAACGCGACGGGTTGGAATGTTCATGA
- a CDS encoding lipopolysaccharide biosynthesis protein: protein MKPRHIFTNVSWAWLRLIVNALAALILTPLLIDRLGDTAYGVWVLIGSILGYYGLLNLGIDSSAVRYLSRALGSGDRDRAAVLLRTSAVTFRWIAAAVLLLTALLGWGFAQVRDGGPFQVPVELSDDFVLLLWLLGAGVAVSFALRVYSCALRALERYDLEHLITIGATIGRVLAIIFLMHGSIVRLGLIFAAFNVLSGAAQAVAAHRLLKPLNLPARPRGRMYGTVGRYGVWALLTSLADRFRYHTDPLVIGYALAPAAITVYSVAHTLIRYFSDIAGQFGMPFFPVFSRYEGAGDEEGLRRAFLRGSRVQGFLALLLAGGLGGSGPLFLRFWVGGEIGPEALAAASAVLSILVLPVLLDVMQTISVCYLYGVGKHPYLSMQTTAEGLANLALSLVLAGPFGLVGVAWGTAVPMTVTKLLVQPAYVCRQLRIPWGRYVLGNLMGPVLLAAVLAVSQRVFFRLVPPSTFAGFLLGAALTALVFAAVAALVFLRREDRRWIADWLRGRGGEP, encoded by the coding sequence ATGAAACCCCGGCACATCTTTACCAATGTATCCTGGGCCTGGCTGCGCCTGATCGTGAATGCGCTGGCGGCCCTCATCCTGACCCCTCTGCTGATCGACCGGCTGGGCGACACGGCCTACGGCGTCTGGGTGCTGATCGGTTCGATCCTCGGCTACTACGGACTGCTGAACCTGGGGATCGACAGCTCCGCCGTCCGTTACCTGTCGCGCGCCCTCGGCAGCGGAGACCGCGACCGTGCCGCCGTCCTGCTCCGCACCAGCGCCGTCACGTTCCGCTGGATCGCGGCCGCGGTGCTGCTGCTGACCGCCCTGCTGGGCTGGGGCTTCGCGCAGGTGCGGGACGGAGGACCGTTTCAGGTTCCGGTGGAACTCTCGGACGATTTCGTCCTTCTCCTGTGGCTGCTCGGCGCCGGGGTCGCCGTTTCGTTTGCGCTGCGGGTCTACAGCTGCGCACTGCGGGCGCTCGAGCGGTACGATCTCGAGCACCTGATCACCATCGGCGCCACGATCGGCCGCGTGCTGGCGATCATCTTCCTCATGCACGGCTCAATCGTGCGCCTCGGACTCATCTTCGCCGCCTTCAACGTCCTCTCCGGCGCGGCGCAGGCGGTGGCCGCTCACAGGTTGTTGAAGCCGCTGAACCTTCCCGCCCGTCCGCGCGGCCGAATGTACGGGACCGTCGGCCGGTATGGGGTCTGGGCCCTGCTCACCTCGCTGGCCGATCGTTTCCGCTATCATACCGACCCGCTCGTCATCGGGTACGCCCTCGCACCCGCGGCGATCACGGTGTACAGCGTGGCGCACACGCTCATCCGCTACTTCAGCGATATCGCGGGCCAGTTCGGGATGCCCTTTTTCCCCGTCTTCAGCCGCTACGAAGGGGCGGGCGACGAGGAGGGACTGCGGCGGGCCTTTCTCCGGGGCAGCCGGGTGCAGGGGTTCCTGGCGCTGCTGCTGGCCGGAGGGCTGGGAGGATCCGGCCCGCTCTTCCTCCGGTTCTGGGTGGGGGGCGAAATCGGCCCGGAGGCGCTCGCCGCGGCGTCGGCCGTCCTGTCGATCCTCGTGCTGCCCGTGCTGCTCGATGTCATGCAGACCATTTCGGTGTGCTACCTCTACGGGGTGGGCAAGCACCCGTACCTGAGCATGCAGACGACCGCGGAGGGGCTGGCCAACCTGGCCCTCAGCCTGGTGCTGGCGGGTCCGTTCGGGCTCGTCGGAGTCGCCTGGGGCACGGCGGTGCCGATGACGGTTACAAAGCTCCTGGTTCAGCCCGCCTACGTCTGCCGGCAGCTCAGAATCCCCTGGGGGCGTTACGTGCTCGGCAATCTGATGGGGCCGGTGCTGCTGGCCGCCGTCCTCGCCGTGAGCCAGCGCGTCTTTTTCCGCCTCGTCCCGCCTTCCACCTTCGCGGGCTTTCTGCTCGGGGCGGCGCTGACGGCGCTCGTGTTCGCCGCCGTCGCGGCCCTGGTGTTTCTGAGGCGGGAGGACCGCCGGTGGATCGCGGACTGGCTGCGCGGGCGGGGAGGTGAACCGTGA
- a CDS encoding glycosyltransferase family 2 protein: protein MSPRVSVCVPTYGRHELLVDTLRGLLNQEYGPLEILVYDQNESHPDSVRRFLEEHGGRLRVERGEPRGLVAAYRACASRASGDLLVFVDDDVLIDDPGFIRRHVDAHETPGTGAVCGRIVPERPRPPSRPDPRIARPDGWRFVRFDYEEPVDAMPSLAAANMSFRREVYEEAGGFDPNYRGHGFRFETDFSFALRKTGRRIRFVPGASLVHRYGSPGGAGNVHLTRLTPESREWLVVFFANTFYFLRKWHGRRRRIPAAFAVWREQAMNRAVLTQGWETVLMRQRAFLEGFRMAGGMRTRDPGT from the coding sequence GTGAGTCCGCGGGTCAGCGTATGCGTGCCCACGTACGGGCGGCACGAGCTTCTGGTGGACACCCTTCGGGGGCTGTTGAACCAGGAGTACGGGCCGCTTGAGATTCTCGTGTACGACCAGAACGAGTCGCATCCCGATTCTGTCCGCCGCTTCCTGGAGGAGCATGGCGGACGGCTGCGCGTGGAGCGCGGGGAGCCGCGCGGCCTGGTGGCGGCCTACCGGGCGTGCGCGTCCCGCGCCTCCGGGGATCTGCTGGTGTTTGTCGACGACGATGTCCTCATCGACGATCCCGGATTTATACGCCGGCACGTCGACGCGCATGAAACGCCCGGCACCGGCGCGGTCTGCGGGCGGATCGTGCCCGAGCGCCCGCGGCCGCCCTCGCGGCCCGACCCGAGGATCGCGCGTCCCGACGGATGGCGGTTCGTGCGGTTCGACTACGAAGAGCCGGTCGACGCGATGCCTTCGCTGGCCGCCGCCAATATGTCTTTCCGTCGCGAGGTCTACGAGGAAGCGGGGGGATTCGACCCGAACTATCGCGGGCACGGGTTCCGTTTCGAAACCGACTTCAGTTTCGCCCTGCGGAAAACCGGCAGACGCATCCGGTTCGTCCCCGGGGCCTCGCTGGTGCATCGCTACGGCTCTCCGGGTGGGGCGGGGAACGTCCACCTCACCCGCCTCACCCCCGAAAGCCGCGAATGGCTGGTGGTGTTTTTCGCCAACACCTTTTATTTTCTGCGCAAGTGGCACGGTCGGCGGCGGAGGATTCCCGCGGCGTTCGCGGTGTGGCGCGAACAGGCGATGAACCGTGCCGTGCTCACTCAGGGATGGGAAACCGTGCTCATGCGGCAGAGGGCCTTTCTGGAGGGATTCCGGATGGCGGGAGGGATGAGAACCCGGGATCCCGGAACGTGA
- a CDS encoding glycosyltransferase — MPRILIITPLLPLPADTGSRLRFYHLARCMADAGMEVSMLALDGESPAGSEPSAPDFLEHFEAVCDPGPRLSPPGAVVPAYREFRAAVYRALDAWHPEAVQIEKTFAFAQCGVRTLRNADMPVLLDEGGVHHLGYRREAARARGFAATARAALRAARLRRYEARAVREVDAVTAVSPGEAEHLRALAPSATVIEVPNGVDERLFERAPAPFSRRETGLFFCGDYRYAPNADAVRWFLRRVRPELDRRGCRVPLVAAGAHPPDDLRARAERDEAFDAPGRVPDIHACYERYTMMINPMRSGAGTRLKMLEAMAHGMACISTAVGAEGLGIEDGREARIADSPSAMAAAIEAWAADRDAAEEAGRHARAAVRERFVWPRCAQPLIDFYRGRLGEGTAGA; from the coding sequence ATGCCCCGCATACTGATCATCACGCCCCTGCTGCCGCTGCCCGCCGATACGGGCAGCCGGCTGCGTTTCTATCACCTGGCGCGCTGCATGGCGGACGCGGGTATGGAGGTCTCGATGCTGGCGCTCGACGGGGAATCCCCCGCCGGTTCGGAACCTTCCGCCCCGGACTTTCTGGAGCATTTCGAGGCGGTGTGCGATCCCGGCCCGCGTCTGAGTCCGCCGGGGGCGGTGGTGCCGGCCTACCGCGAGTTCCGCGCGGCAGTGTACCGGGCGCTCGATGCGTGGCATCCCGAGGCCGTCCAGATCGAGAAGACCTTCGCCTTCGCCCAGTGCGGGGTGCGGACGCTGCGGAACGCGGACATGCCCGTGCTGCTCGACGAGGGCGGCGTGCATCATCTCGGCTACCGGCGCGAGGCGGCGCGCGCCCGCGGATTCGCGGCGACCGCGCGCGCCGCCCTGCGCGCCGCCCGGCTGAGGCGGTACGAGGCGCGCGCGGTTCGGGAGGTCGACGCCGTGACCGCCGTCAGCCCGGGCGAGGCAGAGCACCTGCGCGCGCTGGCGCCCTCGGCGACGGTGATCGAAGTGCCCAACGGGGTCGACGAGCGCCTCTTTGAGCGCGCGCCCGCCCCGTTCAGCCGACGGGAGACGGGGCTTTTTTTCTGCGGGGATTACCGTTACGCTCCGAATGCGGATGCGGTGCGCTGGTTCCTGCGCCGTGTGCGGCCGGAACTGGACCGGCGCGGATGCCGGGTGCCGCTGGTGGCCGCCGGCGCCCATCCGCCGGACGACCTCCGCGCGCGCGCCGAACGGGACGAGGCGTTCGATGCGCCCGGTCGCGTGCCCGATATTCATGCGTGTTACGAACGGTATACGATGATGATCAATCCGATGCGCTCGGGGGCCGGCACCCGGCTCAAGATGCTCGAGGCGATGGCCCACGGGATGGCCTGCATCTCCACGGCGGTGGGTGCCGAGGGGCTGGGGATCGAAGACGGGCGCGAGGCGCGTATCGCGGATTCGCCGTCCGCCATGGCCGCGGCGATCGAGGCGTGGGCCGCGGACCGCGATGCGGCGGAGGAGGCCGGCCGACACGCGAGGGCCGCGGTCCGCGAACGGTTTGTCTGGCCCCGCTGCGCGCAGCCGCTGATCGATTTCTACCGCGGGCGTCTCGGCGAAGGGACGGCCGGCGCATGA
- a CDS encoding glycosyltransferase has protein sequence MKFSVIIPFYNAQNTLERCLRALDRQIFKEFEVCLVDNNSDDHSAVIARDFAGRTHPFEVRVLHEPRRGAPAARNTGAAAARGEWLAFTDADCVPAPHWLHELDRITASLDGGTGAVAGTIVSAVPENPVQLCSALFTLPPVMKDETFRELTLHSGGFPTANLAVRRAVFEEVGGFDYDHPVRVGEDTLLCARLYRAGYAIRAHAGAAVEHVHREDLRSFVKQAEAYGESHPYIVRNLLPPGVLVEPPVGRTLHLRVPLHVWIDLRQADKKMLGAVLAAVLLPPLWFLPFVYFMWLCRFVLRKMEVRDILVAPRTIPVIAGLLLLKSGAVTAARIKTSIRYRCLVI, from the coding sequence ATGAAGTTTTCCGTGATCATTCCGTTTTACAACGCACAGAATACGCTCGAACGGTGCCTGCGGGCGCTCGACCGGCAGATTTTTAAGGAGTTCGAGGTCTGTCTGGTCGACAATAATTCCGATGATCATTCCGCGGTGATCGCGCGCGATTTCGCCGGACGGACGCATCCGTTCGAGGTCAGGGTCCTGCACGAACCGCGGCGCGGCGCGCCGGCGGCGCGCAATACGGGCGCGGCGGCTGCGCGCGGCGAGTGGCTCGCGTTCACCGATGCCGACTGCGTGCCGGCGCCCCACTGGCTGCACGAACTCGACCGCATCACGGCGTCGCTGGACGGCGGGACCGGCGCCGTGGCCGGTACGATCGTTTCCGCCGTTCCCGAGAACCCCGTACAGCTCTGTTCGGCGCTGTTCACGCTTCCGCCGGTGATGAAGGATGAAACTTTCCGGGAGCTGACGCTCCATTCCGGGGGCTTCCCCACGGCCAACCTCGCCGTCCGCCGCGCGGTGTTCGAGGAGGTCGGGGGGTTCGACTACGATCATCCCGTACGGGTGGGCGAGGATACGCTGCTGTGCGCCCGCCTCTACCGGGCGGGGTATGCCATCCGCGCCCACGCCGGGGCGGCGGTGGAACACGTACACCGCGAAGACCTGCGTTCTTTTGTGAAACAGGCCGAAGCCTACGGGGAGTCGCACCCGTACATCGTCAGAAACCTCCTCCCGCCGGGTGTGCTCGTGGAACCTCCGGTTGGCCGGACGCTGCATCTGCGCGTCCCGCTGCACGTGTGGATCGATCTGCGGCAGGCGGACAAGAAGATGCTGGGGGCGGTGCTCGCGGCCGTCCTCCTGCCCCCGCTCTGGTTTCTCCCCTTCGTCTATTTCATGTGGCTGTGCCGCTTTGTCCTGCGCAAAATGGAGGTGCGGGATATCCTCGTCGCCCCGCGCACGATCCCCGTAATCGCGGGACTGCTGCTGCTGAAATCCGGCGCCGTCACGGCGGCCAGAATAAAGACCAGTATCCGTTACCGATGCCTGGTGATCTGA
- a CDS encoding glycosyltransferase family 4 protein → MAMHTPRTIAFWDDPLDPPGGGQFSLLTLLTHLDRDRYRPEVHLFGGPSFRALLAREGIEARRTGLLKSVFYLFRRRPDLVHCNIATSRRAWILALSARLAGVPFVWHVRIIDSAGWKDRWMARLADRIVVISEAVRARFAAERDKTVRIYNGVDMERFARVEAEYAAEEGGAERGFRIGVFSRLDPWKGHELFLDALLKLGEAGPPVEVWIAGEGDPRYRARLEDTVRRHGLTDRVRFLGHREDVPALMRQCDAVVNPSIRPEPFGRTLIEAMASGAAVVATARGGAREVIDPEKDGMLVEPEPGALAAALERLRHDRSMRSRLAANAWNKCAQQFSAEAHARRVMDLYAEMCGDSATEAVR, encoded by the coding sequence ATGGCTATGCACACGCCGCGCACGATCGCGTTCTGGGATGACCCGCTCGACCCGCCCGGCGGGGGGCAGTTCAGTCTGCTGACCCTCCTCACCCACCTCGACCGGGATCGTTACCGCCCCGAGGTCCACCTGTTCGGCGGTCCCTCGTTCCGGGCACTGCTCGCGCGTGAGGGGATCGAAGCCCGCAGGACGGGGCTGCTGAAGAGCGTGTTTTACCTGTTTCGCCGTCGCCCGGACCTGGTGCACTGCAATATCGCCACCTCGCGCCGTGCGTGGATCCTCGCCCTGAGCGCCCGTCTGGCCGGTGTGCCGTTTGTGTGGCACGTGCGCATCATCGATTCCGCGGGGTGGAAAGACCGCTGGATGGCGCGTCTGGCCGACCGTATTGTCGTGATTTCGGAGGCGGTACGCGCGCGATTCGCGGCCGAGCGGGACAAAACGGTCAGGATCTATAACGGCGTGGACATGGAGCGCTTCGCGCGGGTCGAGGCGGAATACGCGGCGGAGGAGGGTGGCGCGGAACGGGGGTTCCGCATCGGGGTATTTTCGCGGCTGGACCCGTGGAAAGGGCATGAATTGTTCCTCGACGCCCTGCTGAAGCTGGGCGAGGCGGGGCCGCCGGTCGAGGTCTGGATCGCGGGGGAGGGCGATCCCCGCTATCGGGCGCGACTCGAAGACACGGTTCGGCGGCACGGACTGACGGACCGGGTCCGGTTTCTCGGGCATCGCGAGGACGTTCCCGCGTTGATGCGGCAGTGCGATGCGGTGGTCAACCCGTCGATCCGCCCCGAGCCGTTCGGCCGCACGCTGATCGAGGCGATGGCCTCCGGCGCGGCGGTGGTCGCCACCGCGCGCGGGGGGGCGCGGGAGGTGATCGACCCTGAGAAGGACGGGATGCTGGTGGAACCCGAGCCCGGTGCGCTGGCGGCCGCGCTGGAGCGCCTCCGGCATGACCGGTCCATGCGAAGCCGGCTGGCCGCGAACGCGTGGAACAAATGCGCGCAACAGTTCAGCGCGGAGGCGCACGCCCGCCGCGTGATGGATCTCTACGCGGAGATGTGCGGAGACTCCGCAACGGAGGCGGTACGATGA
- a CDS encoding glycosyltransferase family 2 protein, which yields MTEAEKKDLELTILMPCLNEAETIGTCVRKAVRYLRESGLKGEVLVSDNGSGDGSPEQAAEAGARVIRADRRGYGYALRAGILAARGRFIIMGDADDSYDFSALDAFVHQLRAGYDVVVGNRFRGGIERRAMPLLHRYLGNPVLSFLGRLFFRCRIRDFHCGLRGFRRDAVDRLDLQTTGMEFASELIVKAALAGLSIAEVPTTLSRDGRSGRPHLRSWRDGWRHLRFLLMFAPNWLFLVPGSLLCVAGLLIFALVLPAPLVVGDVMFDVHTLVIGMGALLAGSEVLIFFWLARQYMTRVGLLTARPRRSRLRPDWEQVLLCGLLLAAAGAVVMAYAVCRWGMASFGDLNYTWMMRLVIPGVSMFSLGIQVATGAFLSGVIHLKTGRIDTEGASP from the coding sequence ATGACGGAAGCCGAAAAGAAGGATCTCGAACTGACCATCCTCATGCCTTGTCTCAACGAGGCCGAGACGATCGGGACCTGCGTCCGCAAAGCGGTGCGGTACCTCCGGGAGTCGGGCCTGAAGGGCGAGGTGCTCGTGTCGGACAACGGGAGCGGGGACGGCAGTCCGGAACAGGCCGCGGAGGCCGGGGCGCGGGTGATCCGGGCGGACCGGCGCGGGTACGGCTACGCGCTGCGCGCCGGCATCCTCGCGGCCCGCGGACGGTTTATCATCATGGGCGACGCGGACGACAGTTACGATTTCTCGGCGCTGGACGCCTTTGTGCACCAACTCCGCGCCGGGTACGACGTCGTCGTCGGCAACCGTTTCCGGGGCGGGATCGAGCGGCGGGCCATGCCTCTGCTCCACCGGTATCTGGGCAACCCCGTACTCTCGTTTCTCGGCCGGCTGTTCTTCAGGTGCCGGATCCGCGACTTTCACTGCGGCCTGCGGGGCTTCCGGCGCGATGCGGTCGATCGTCTCGATCTCCAGACCACCGGGATGGAGTTCGCGTCGGAACTGATCGTGAAGGCTGCTCTGGCCGGCCTGTCCATCGCCGAGGTGCCCACGACCCTGTCGCGGGACGGGCGCTCCGGGAGGCCGCACCTGCGAAGCTGGCGCGACGGCTGGCGCCATCTGCGTTTTCTGCTGATGTTCGCCCCCAACTGGCTGTTTCTGGTCCCGGGCTCCCTGCTGTGCGTTGCGGGACTCCTGATCTTTGCACTGGTGCTGCCCGCACCCCTCGTGGTGGGGGACGTCATGTTCGACGTCCACACGCTGGTGATAGGCATGGGGGCGCTGCTCGCCGGAAGCGAGGTCCTGATCTTCTTCTGGCTGGCGAGGCAGTACATGACCAGGGTGGGACTGCTGACCGCGCGGCCGCGGCGCAGCCGTCTGCGACCGGACTGGGAACAGGTCCTTTTGTGCGGACTCCTGCTCGCCGCGGCGGGCGCGGTCGTGATGGCATACGCCGTCTGCCGGTGGGGGATGGCCTCGTTCGGCGATTTGAATTACACGTGGATGATGCGACTGGTCATCCCGGGCGTCTCCATGTTTTCGCTCGGCATCCAGGTCGCCACCGGGGCCTTTCTATCGGGGGTGATCCACCTGAAGACGGGACGGATCGACACGGAAGGGGCCTCGCCCTGA
- a CDS encoding glycosyltransferase family 4 protein, with translation MNILLASDVSMNTVASGAERVIREQLDRLCARGHHVVHLTRRLPEHDTDCADIGAFREHRYEVDRRSAARFLVSSIRRGRALFRRLHRETPFDALVFHQPFAAAAVLSAPESRDLRNLYVCHSLAFEEYAMLHNRPAGPRALVRSAHIEALRRLERYALRRAERICVLSDYTRSKLRERHRVPPERVEIIPGGVDTGTFTPSPNPAGLRHRLGLPADRTVLFTVRNLEPRMGLENLLRAVAEARAAVPDLFLVVGGSGPLASELAALSARLGLDDGLRFTGFISEDLLPDYYRAADLFVLPTLDMEGFGLVTVESLSCGVPVLGTPVGGTREILAGLDPDLLFRNRTPAAMAEKIAGTCREMRRDPERWTELKRRCRDYAATHYDWEIHAKKIETLLASRF, from the coding sequence ATGAATATCCTCCTCGCCTCGGACGTCTCCATGAACACGGTGGCCAGCGGCGCGGAACGCGTGATCCGCGAGCAGCTCGACCGGCTGTGCGCACGCGGTCACCATGTCGTGCATCTAACCCGCCGCCTTCCGGAACACGACACGGACTGCGCCGATATCGGGGCCTTTCGCGAGCACCGCTACGAAGTCGACCGCCGCAGCGCCGCCCGCTTCCTGGTCAGTTCAATCCGCCGCGGGCGCGCGCTGTTCCGCCGCCTCCACCGGGAAACCCCGTTCGACGCCCTCGTGTTTCACCAGCCCTTCGCGGCCGCCGCGGTGCTCTCCGCACCGGAAAGCCGCGACCTCCGCAACCTCTACGTCTGCCACTCGCTCGCCTTCGAAGAATACGCCATGCTCCACAATCGGCCGGCCGGCCCGCGAGCCCTCGTACGGTCCGCCCATATCGAGGCGCTGCGGCGCCTCGAACGGTACGCCCTCCGCCGTGCGGAACGGATCTGCGTCCTCAGCGACTACACGCGCTCGAAACTGCGCGAACGGCACAGGGTGCCGCCCGAACGCGTCGAGATTATCCCCGGCGGCGTCGATACCGGAACGTTCACGCCGTCCCCGAACCCCGCCGGACTGAGACACAGGCTCGGGCTGCCGGCCGACCGCACCGTCCTGTTCACGGTACGCAATCTCGAACCGCGCATGGGGCTGGAAAACCTGCTCCGGGCCGTGGCCGAAGCCCGCGCCGCCGTGCCGGACCTGTTCCTCGTCGTCGGCGGCTCCGGCCCGCTCGCCTCCGAACTCGCCGCCCTCTCCGCGCGACTCGGACTGGACGACGGACTCCGCTTCACGGGCTTTATCTCCGAAGACCTTCTGCCCGATTACTACCGCGCGGCCGACCTGTTCGTCCTGCCCACGCTCGACATGGAGGGGTTCGGGCTGGTGACCGTGGAGTCGCTTTCATGCGGCGTGCCGGTGCTGGGCACACCGGTGGGAGGGACCCGCGAGATCCTCGCAGGACTGGACCCCGACCTGCTCTTCCGTAACCGCACGCCGGCGGCCATGGCGGAGAAGATCGCCGGGACCTGCCGCGAGATGCGCCGCGACCCGGAGCGCTGGACCGAACTGAAACGCCGCTGCCGGGACTACGCCGCAACGCACTACGACTGGGAGATTCACGCGAAAAAGATCGAGACGCTGCTGGCATCTCGTTTTTGA
- a CDS encoding O-antigen ligase family protein, which translates to MPAIPELSNRRDRNYFLAFVLTLAAIALAIWGAMGETGLIVIAGTFAIIFFVLSFVNPQVALYVIVVMIIWSPEFGTAGEWRTEAERALMIRVEDIALVILVLGWLMRSFITGRHPIIHTPANGPIAAYVAAFTVATLLGILRGNVVPRSGFFYSLKYFQYFLLFFMVLASVRDIGDAKKLFFLSILVYFSAVLYGWSQLGAEERLFAPFDVGEPNTFGGYLLLMMCLTTGVALWTPSQPLRLTLLGLVALTFVPFLYTKSRASYLGFIAAYFAFAAFSHRRGFLVTVGLILLALMIGGYAILPEDIQERIGGTFEGDPKPWTARVEMLGVELDPSASERIISYRKGVREWLRNPIFGRGVTGTHFIDGQFVRVLAETGALGFTAFVIIFFRLFTALRDVYTRAEDRLLKGAALGILCGTVAMIAHGLTANTFIIIRISETFWLLAGLVLLIPRFEGEPEPSGEMPDEYGFGAPL; encoded by the coding sequence ATGCCAGCCATACCTGAACTCTCCAACCGCCGCGACCGAAACTATTTCCTGGCCTTCGTCCTGACGCTGGCCGCGATCGCGCTGGCCATCTGGGGCGCCATGGGCGAAACGGGCCTGATCGTCATCGCCGGCACCTTCGCCATCATCTTCTTCGTACTCTCGTTCGTGAACCCGCAGGTCGCCCTGTACGTGATCGTGGTCATGATCATCTGGAGCCCGGAGTTCGGCACGGCGGGCGAATGGCGCACGGAGGCGGAACGGGCGCTGATGATCCGCGTGGAGGATATCGCCCTGGTGATTCTCGTGCTCGGCTGGCTGATGCGTTCGTTCATCACCGGACGCCACCCGATCATCCACACCCCGGCCAACGGACCGATCGCGGCCTACGTGGCGGCGTTCACCGTCGCCACCCTGCTCGGCATCCTCCGCGGCAACGTAGTGCCGCGCTCCGGTTTCTTCTACTCGCTTAAATACTTCCAGTACTTCCTGCTCTTCTTCATGGTGCTGGCCTCCGTGCGGGACATCGGGGACGCGAAAAAACTCTTCTTTCTCTCGATCCTGGTGTACTTCTCCGCCGTCCTGTACGGATGGTCGCAGCTCGGCGCGGAAGAACGCCTGTTCGCACCGTTCGACGTGGGGGAGCCGAATACGTTCGGCGGCTATCTGCTGCTCATGATGTGCCTGACCACCGGGGTCGCGCTGTGGACCCCCAGCCAGCCGCTCCGCCTCACTCTGCTGGGACTGGTCGCCCTCACCTTCGTCCCCTTTCTCTATACGAAGTCCCGCGCGTCCTACCTGGGCTTCATCGCGGCTTATTTCGCCTTCGCCGCCTTCTCCCACCGGCGCGGGTTCCTGGTCACGGTGGGGCTCATCCTCCTGGCGCTGATGATCGGCGGCTACGCGATCCTGCCCGAGGACATCCAGGAGCGCATCGGAGGGACATTCGAAGGCGACCCCAAACCGTGGACCGCACGTGTGGAAATGCTGGGGGTCGAACTCGACCCCTCCGCCTCGGAACGCATCATCTCCTACCGGAAAGGAGTGCGGGAGTGGCTGCGCAACCCGATCTTCGGCCGCGGCGTGACGGGGACGCATTTCATCGACGGACAGTTCGTCCGGGTGCTCGCGGAGACGGGCGCCCTCGGCTTCACCGCCTTCGTGATCATCTTTTTCCGGCTCTTCACCGCCCTGCGGGATGTCTATACGCGGGCGGAAGACCGATTACTCAAAGGCGCGGCCCTCGGCATCCTCTGCGGGACGGTCGCGATGATCGCCCACGGCCTGACTGCCAACACGTTCATCATCATCCGCATCTCGGAGACGTTCTGGCTCCTGGCCGGACTGGTGCTCCTCATTCCGAGGTTCGAAGGGGAACCGGAACCCTCCGGAGAGATGCCCGATGAGTACGGCTTCGGTGCACCCCTGTAA